GTTTTTTTCAATTACAGCGCGTTCCATCACAGCCAGTTTAAAACCGGCGAGAGTTTGTTCATTTATGGTAAATTAGAGCAAAGCTCTTTTAATCAAGCTTATATCATTAACACGCCTAAAATCCTTACCGAATTTGGCAAAATTTCTTTAATTTTTAAAAAAGTTAAAAACCATAAAAAAATCCAAGAAAATTTACAAAAACTCATTTCATTAGAAAATTTAAAAAAGGAAGGCGTTAAAGAGAATATCGCACATTTATTGTTAGAAATCTTTTTCCCCACGCCGCATTTTGTCAAGGATTTTGAAACGAATAAAAATTTCCCTTCGCAACATTTAAATGCATTAAAATACATTGAAATGCTTTTTTATATGAAAAATTTAGAGCGCAAAAAATTGCAATTCAGTGCTAAAATCGCATGCCCCAATAACAGCGAACGCTTGAAAGCGTTTATCGCTTCTTTACCCTTTAAGCTCACCAACGACCAACAAAACGCCATTAAAGAAATCCAAAGCGATCTCACCAGTTCTATAGCGTGCAAGCGTTTGATTATAGGCGATGTGGGGTGCGGGAAAACGATGGTGATTTTAGCGAGCATGGTATTAGCTTACCCTAATAAAACCCTTTTAATGGCGCCCACTTCCATTCTCGCTAAACAGCTTTATAACGAAGCCTTAAAATTTTTACCCCCTTATTTTGAAGTGGAATTACTGCTTGGTGGGAGTTACAAGAAGCGATCCAATCATTTGTTTGAAACCATCACGCATGTGGTTATCGGCACGCAAGCGTTGTTGTTTGATAAGCGCGATTTGAATGAATTCGCACTAGTGATCACTGATGAACAGCACCGATTTGGCACCAAGCAGCGCTACCAATTAGAAAAAATGGCAAGCAGTAAGGGTAATAAACCCCATTCTTTGCAATTTTCCGCTACCCCCATTCCTCGCACGCTTGCCCTAGCCAAAAGCGCGTTTGTGAAAACGACCATGATTAGAGAAATCCCTTATCCTAAAGAAATTGAAACTTTAGTCTTGCATAAAAGAGATTTTAAAATAGTGATGGAAAAAATCAGCGAAGAAATCGCTAAAAACCATCAAGTCATTGTCGTTTATCCGCTGGTGAATGAGAGCGAAAAAATCCCGTATTTATCGCTCAGTGAGGGGGCGAGTTTTTGGCAAAAACGCTTTAAAAAGGTTTATACCACTTCAGGGCAAGATAAAAATAAAGAAGAAGTGATTGAAGAATTTAGAGAGTCCGGGAGCATTCTTTTAGCGACTACGCTCATTGAGGTGGGCATTTCTTTACCACGATTGAGCGTGATGGTGATTTTAGCGCCAGAAAGGTTAGGCTTAGCGACTTTACACCAGTTAAGGGGGCGTGTGTCTCGTAACGGATTGAAAGGCTATTGTTTTTTATGCACGATCCAAGAAGAAAACGAACGATTAGAAAAGTTTGCTGATGAATTGGACGGCTTTAAAATCGCTGAATTGGATTTAGAATACAGAAAAAGCGGGGATTTACTTCAGGGTGGGGAGCAGAGCGGGAATAGTTTTGAATACATTGACTTAGCCAAAGATGAAAACATTATCGCTGAAGTGAAACAAGATTTTTTAAAAAACGCTAGCGTTTCACATGGAACATTTGAAAATTGAAAATTGAAAATTAAGGCAGAATTGGGTAATTTAAACCATTTAAAATAAAGGATAGCAATGCAAAATAAAGAAATGGATCAAGAAAAAAGCGTTAAGGAAAAAAATTTAGAGGTTTTTAATCGTTATTTTCCCGGTTGCTTGAGTATAGAAAATGACAACCAACTCACGCTGGATACAAAAAAATTAAAAGCGTTACTAGGGGATTTTAGCGAGATAAAAGAAGAGGGCTATGGGTTGGATTTTGTGGGTAAGAAAATCGCCTTAAATCAAGCTTTTAAGAAAAATCATAAGATTTTAAAGCCCTTAAACGAATCCAATAGCAAGCACATTCTCATCAAGGGCGATAATTTAGACGCTCTCAAAATCTTAAAACAAAGCTATAGTGAAAAAATCAAAATGATTTACATTGATCCGCCTTACAACACGAAAACCGAGAATTTTATCTATGGCGATGATTTCTCGCAATCCAATGAAGAGGTTTTAAAAACATTGGATTATTCTAAAGAAAAGCTGGATTATATCAAGAATCTTTTTGGGTCAAAATGCCATAGCGGGTGGCTTAGTTTCATGTATCCCAGATTGTTGCTCGCTAAAGATTTGCTCAAACAAGACGGCGTGATTTTCATCAGCATTGACGATAATGAGTGTGCGAATTTAAAAATCTTGTGCGATGAAATTTTTGGGGAGGGGAATTTTTTATCATCTTTGACTTGGCTTAAAGGTAACGCTCAAAATGATGCACAATATTTTCAAAACAATTACGAAAATATTCTTGTTTATGCAAAGCATGTTGAAGCGCTCAGTCTTAATCGCATGGCTTCAAAAAAAGAAGTCAAAGTATTTTGTGAAAATGATAAATATTATTATGAGAGAGCTGGACTTACAACAGGCGGAGCTGGAGGGACTTTAAACGCACGAGCAAATTTAGGTTATAGTATTTACTATAATCCTAAAACGCTAGATTTTTTAGGTGTAGATGATTATGATAAAAAATTAGCAAAAAGTAGCAATGATGAAAACCTAGTTTATAACGATAGACAAGACTTATTAAAACAAGGCTATAAAATCATAAGACCACCAAAAAAGGGTGTTGGACTTGGGCGTTGGACTTGGGCGTTGGATACTTTTAATAGTAATAAAAATATTATTTCTATTAAAAAAAATAGTAGAAATGAATATGTAATTTGTAAAAAAGAATTTTTAGATAAAAACCAAGTCAAACAAAATGAAAACGGCAAATTTTACGCTATTTTAGACAAGTCATCGCCCGCAAGAAATGTGATAGAAAATATCGGCGGTGGTAATGGGACAAAAGAAGTTAATGATCTTTTTAATCAAAAGATTTTCAATAACCCAAAACCTCTAAAACTCATCAACCGACTGATTGAATTATCCACAAACGAGGGCGACATCATTTTAGACTTTTTCGCTGGGAGCGGGACAACCGCGCATGCCGTGTTAGAGAGTAATAAGAGCGATTATCAAAAATTAAGTGAGGGGGGGGGGTTATTTAATGGCTTGAACGCCGCATTTAAAGAAAGGCGCTTCATTCTCGTCCAATTAGATGAAAAAATTGATCCCAAGAAAAACAAAAGCGCTTATGATTTTTGTTTAAACACCCTAAAATCCACCTCGCCGAGCATTTTTGACATCACCGAAGAAAGGATTAAAAGAGCGGGGGCTAAAATCAAAGAAGCTTGCCCCAATTTAGACGTGGGGTTTAGAGCGTTTGAAATCATTGATGATGAAACGCATGCTAATGATAAAAATCTCAGTCAAGCCCATCAAAAGGATTTGTTCGCTTATTCTAACCTTGATAGAATGGAAACCCAAACGATTTTAATTAAGCTTTTAGGCTGCGAGGGTTTGGAGCTCACCACCCCTATAATTTGCTTGATTGAAAACGCCTTGTATTTGGCTCAAAATACGGCTTTCATTGTGGGGGATATAGAAATGAGTGAGGTTTTAGAAAACTTGAAAGATAAAGGGGTGGAAAAAATCAGCATGTATATGCCCGCTATCAGTAACGACAGGCTGTGTTTGGAATTGGGCAGTAATTTGTTTGATTTGAAATTAGAGAGCGGCGATTTAAAGATTAGGGGGTAGAGATGAAAATCAAATTCAAACGATTAGACTATCAGGAGCAATGCCGGGACCAAATTTTAGGGGTGTTTAAGGGGATTGATTTGAGAGAGCCAGAAAATGACGCTCAAAGGATTTCTAACCCTATTTTTGAAATAGAAGCGCTCAAAAATGTTTTATTAGAAAATATTGAGGATTTACGATCGAAACAAAAAATAACCCAAGGGAGCGTGGGGATTGAGAAGTCGTTAAACTGCGATATTTTAATGGAAACAGGCACCGGGAAGACCTTTTGCTTTTTGGAATGCGTTTATGCCTTGCATAAAAACTACCATTTGTCAAAATTTATCGTTTTAGTGCCAAGCAACGCCATTAAATTAGGGGTTTTAAAGAGCGTTGAAATCACCAGAGAATTTTTTAAAAGCGAGTATTCTACGCATTTAGAAAGCTATGAAGATGCAGAAAGATTCATTCTAGCGAGCAACCACAAATGCTGTGTGTTGGTGATGACTGATGCTGCCTTTAATAAAAAAGATAACATTATCAATCAATCATGCTTAGAAAACACGAATCTATTCAATGGCGCAACAAGTTACATGCAAGCTTTAGCGAGTATGCGCCCTATCGTTATCATAGACGAACCACACAAATTTTTAGGCGATAAAACAAAGGAAAAATTAAAAGAATTCAACGCTTTAATCACGCTCAGGTTTGGGGCGACTTTTAAAGATGATTATCATAATTTGATTTACGCGCTAGACAGCAAAAAAGCGTTTGATTGCGCCCTAGTGAAAAGCATTAGCGTGGCGTCTGTGGGGGAGAGTGATGAGTGTTTTTTAGAGCTTAAAGGGATTGAAAAAAGAAATGAATATGAAGCTATGATTAACTACACGAATTTAGACAATAAAATTCAAAGCGTCAAAGTCAAAACGCATGATAATTTAGGGGTGGTAACTCAAATCAGCGCTTTAGAAGATTACATTGTAGAAAAAATCACTAAAACTGAGATTCGTTTTCTCAATGGTTTTAATTTGTTACTGGATCAAAAAGAGCCTTTTTCTCATCTTTTAGAGAGCGAGCAAGAAGTGATGCTGAAAGAAGCAATAAAAAGCCATTTTGAAAGAGAAGAAGGGCTTTTTAAAAAGGGGATTAAAGCCTTGTGCATGGTGTTTATTAGCGGGGTGAATAGCTATTTAAGCGAAAATGAACAGCCGGCCAAATTGGCCCTTTTATTTGAAAAACTCTACCAACAAGAGCTTGAAGAAGTCTTAAAAAAGCCTTCTTTAGATGAAAATTATAGAGCGTATTTAGAGCGCACCAAAGACGCTATTAAAAAAGTGCATGGAGGGTATTTCGCTAAAAGCAAGAAAGAGAGCGATGAAGCCCAAGTGATCGCGCTCATTTTAAAAGAAAAAGAAAAATTGCTGAGTTTTGATTCCGATCTCAGGTTTATTTTTTCGCAATGGGCGTTGCAAGAGGGGTGGGATAACCCTAATGTGATGACGATTTGCAAATTAGCCCCTAGCCATTCCAATATCACTAAATTGCAACAAATCGGTAGGGGGTTAAGGCTCGCTGTGAATGATAAGGGCGAACGTATCACTAAAGAGCATGCTGATTTTGATTTTGTCAATGAATTAGTCGTGATCGTGCCGCAAGTGGAGGGGGATTTTGTGGGAGCGATCCAGCAAGAGATAAGCGAACACAGCTTGATCAAACAAGAATTTAGCGCAGAAGAGTTAGAAAAAAGCGGCATGGTTAGAAAAGGGTATTATGGGGTTTTGTTTGAAACATTAGAGGGTTTGGGTTTTGGAGAAAAAACAGATGATGAAAACTTTAAACTCACTCTCAATCAAAACGAATTTTTAAAAAAAGAGCCGGAACTAGAAAAATTAAAAGATGAAACATACTTGGATTTTGAAAAATTAAAAGATTTTTTAAAAGATCGCTTAGTTGGCAATCTTAGAGTTAGGAACAAAAACGAGCGAAAAACTGAAAAAATCAAAATCAATAAAGAAAATTTTAAAAAATTTGAAACCTTATGGGAGAGCTTGAACCATCAAGCCCGGATCGCTTATGCCATTGATAGCGAGAGCTTGATTGATGAGATTGTAACAAAGATCAACGCTTCTTTTAATGTCAAGTCAAAAATCGTTTCGGTTACGACGCATAAAAAAGTAGAAACGATGGGAAATAACGCCAAAACAGAGATGTTTGAGCGAGAAAGCGCATGCGTGTGGAGCTTGCATGAATTTATCAGCGCCTTGTCTAATAAGGTGAAATTGAGTTTTAAAAGCGTGGCTAAAGTGTTGGAAAAAATTGATGAAAACAAATTTGATCTAATTAAGAAAAACGAACAAGAGGGCTTAAGGCGGTTAGAAGAGCTGTTTTTGGAAATCATTTATCAAAATATTGAAGATAAAATTTCCTATCAAATGCGCGAAACGACGATTAAAAACAGAAAAAACGATGCGTTTTATGATGAAAAGGGAGAAATTAGAGAGTTTTTAGACGGGAGTTTGGGGGCGGATAAATATGAGATTAAAAATTCAAGCGCACAAGAAAAATGCCTGTATGAAAATTTCATGCAAGTGGATAGCGAGATTGAAAAGGACACGATTGAAGAATCTAACGACACTAAAATCATTGTTTTTGGCAAGCTCCCTAGGGTTAAAATCCCGATAGGGTTAAATCAAACTTATAGCCCTGATTTTGGGTATGTGGTTGAAAATAACGATAAAAAAGTGTTGTTAGTGGTAGAAACTAAGGGGGTTGAACATGAAAACGAATTGCGCGAAGAAGAAAGGCGGAAAATTTCAACCGCTAAGAAATTTTTTGAAGCTTTAAAAAAGCAAGGCGTGAATATTGAATACAAAACCAAAATGAGAAAAGATCAATTAAGCGCATTGATTAATGAAATTTTAAATCGTAAAGATTAGAGTTACTTTAATGTTTCACATGGAACAATTTTAAAGAAAAGTGTTTTATTTAAAATTCATGGAGCTTTTGTTATAATCGTTTTTATCCAATTTCAAAGGCGTTTTATGATTCGTTTCGCTCACATCTCGCTCAAAGATTTTATTAAAAAACACAATCCCCAAACACCCACAAAAGAAACTATAGAAAATTTTGAAAAAGAAATAAACAGCTTATTAGAAAACGCGCCAAGACAAGATGATGAAGAATTTCAAAAAAATGAAATCAATAAGTTTTTAAAAAATACCTATGGCTATGACTGCAACACCCGTAAAAAAGTGGATAGCGCGATCCGTGTGGATGGGGAAGTCCAAGTGCTTATTGAAGTCAAAGCCCTAAATAAAAAGACAGAATTCCCTAAAAACAGAGAAAACCCGCTCAGTAAAGCCTTTTGTCAAATGGTTTTGTATTTTTTAGAAGAGATAGAAAAAGAAAAAAACAATTCCCTAAAACACACCATTATTTGCAACGCGCATGAATTTTTCCTCTTTGATTGTAAGGATTTACTCTTTTTAAAAGAAGATAAATGCATCAAAAAATTCTATGATAATTACGCTAAAAAAGAAGGCACAGACTCTTCAAAACCAAAATTTTACAAAGATTTAGAACAATATTTGCAAGAAGATTTTCAAGGCGAACTCCGTTACACTCACTTTAATTTGAGCAGTTACGATCTTAAAGAACTTCCTTTGATTTATCAAGTTTTAAGCCAAGAAGTCCTTTTAAAACAAGGGAAAACCCTTGACGCTAACACGCTTAACAAAGATTTTTATGAAGAATTGCTTTACATTTTAGGGTTAGAAGAGCAAAATGATAAAGGGAAAATTTTAATCAAGCCCAGCCGCACCCAAAACTCCCTAAGCGATGCTTTAAAAAAGAAATACAAAAATTTAGATGATGAAGAAGTCATGGCGTTACTCATCGCTTGGAATAACAGAATCTTGTTTTTACGGCTTTTAGAAAGCCTTTTAAGTTCTTTCAAGCATTTTGAAAAATCTTTCTTAACCATAGAAAACTTTAAAGATTTCAACGCCCTAAACACCCTCTTTTTTGAAGTCCTAGCCAAGAAAAACAGCGAGCGTTCTTTAAATAAAGAAGACAAGATTTTAGAAAAAATCCCTTATTTGAATTCCAGTTTGTTTGATCAAACGCCTTTGGAATTAAAGGGGTATGAAATCAAATTACTTGATAACAAATCTTTAGAGATTTACCCTAAATCCGTTCTTAAAAAAGACAAAGACTACCAAAATGAAAAAGCTTTGCCCTTGCTAAAATACCTTTTTGAATTTTTGCGCGTTTATGATTTCACCACCACCCCTAAAGACATTAAAGATAATCAAAATAAGAGCGAAAGCTGTTTGATTAACCCTAGCGTTTTGGGGCTTGTTTTTGAAAAACTCAACGGCTATAAAGAGGGGAGCTTTTATACCCCAAGCTTTATTACAAGCTACATGTGCAAAGAGAGTATCGAATCAATCGTGTTGGATAAATTCAATCAAACCTATAACATAGAGTGTGAAAAGTTAACAGAATTAAAAAATTATTTTAAAAATAGCTATAAAGAGGATAAACGCAAAGAATACCTAAACACGCTTTTAACTTTACGCGTTTGCGATCCGGCGGTGGGGAGCGGACATTTCTTGGTTTCAGCGCTCAATGAAATGGTGTTAATTGCTTACAAGCTAGGGCTTATTGCTTCCTTGTATCGCCACGAGCTTAGATTAGAAAACGATGAAATCATTATTCACACGCCAAAAAATGAAGTTTTTAAATACACCAAACCGCATAGCGAAAACGACCCCCACCACCAAATCCAAAAAGAACTTTTTGAGCTTAAAAAATCCATCATTGAGAACTGCCTTTTTGGCGTGGATATTAACCCCAATTCTTGCGAAATCACCAAGCTCAGGCTATGGATAGAGCTTTTAAAATACAGCTATTACATTTTTGAAGAGGGTAAGAACACTAACGTGCTTGAAACCCTCCCCAACATTGATATTAACATCAAGTGCGCTAACAGCTTGATCTCACGCTTTAATTTGAATGATGATCTCAAAAAGATCCCCAATATCAAGCAAAAAATCCAAGAATACAAAGATCTAGTCGCTCAATACAAAGATCCAAACCCTCTCTATCCCTTAAATAAGCAAGATTTAATCAACAAAATCCAAGACTTAAAAAACACTTTTTCCCTCACGCTCAAAGATCCTAAAACCAAAGCAGAGCTTGAAAAGGCTATTGAAAAACACATCAAAAAATACAATTTCTTTGCCCTAGATGATAAGAGTTTGCTAGATGGGTTAAATTACTTTATCCCAAACCTTTTTGGCACGCCCAAACTAAGCCCAAAAGAAGAGGAAGAGGCTTTTGCTTCTTATGGGCGTATTAGAGCTTTGAGAAAAAAGCTTGATGATGCCTTAAGTGGTGGAGAGTATCACAATGCGTTTGAATGGCGCTTTGAATTCCCTGAAGTTTTAGATGATGAGGGGAATTTTTTAGGCTTTGATTGCATCATTGGCAATCCGCCTTATATCCGCCAAGAACACATCAAAGACTTAAAGCCTTTATTACAAAAGCAATACCAAGATTTCTATAACAGCACCGCTGACATTTACACCTACTTTTTTGCCCTAGCTTACCACCTTTTAAAAGAAAAGGGGTTTAACGCTTTCATCACTTCCAACAAATACGCGCGGAGCCAATACGGCGCTAAATTAAGAGAATTGCTGCTCAAAAAAACCACCATTGTTAGCTACATGGAACTAAACGCCTTAAAAGTCTTTGAGAGCGCCACCGTGGATACCAGTATTATGAGTTTCATCAAACAATCGCCCCCTAAAGAAAGCCTCTTTAATTATTACGAACCCACCCCAAACGATAAAAACGATTTGAAAAGCGCTCGCCCTTTGCCCATGAGGCAAAACGCGCTTTCAACAGAAAGCTTTATTTTTGCCAACGCCACGCTTTTAGATTTAAGGGACAAAATAGAGAGTGTTGGCACCCCGCTTAAAGACTGGGATATTCAAATCTATCGTGGCATTTTAACCGGCGCTAACGAAGCCTTTATCATTACCACTGAAAAAAGAGAAGAGATTTTGAACGCTTGCAAGACGCAAGAAGAAAGAAAGCGCACAGACGCGCTCATCAAGCCTATTTTAAGAGGGAAAGACATTAAAAGGTATTCTTATGAGTGGGCGTCATTGTGGGTTATTAACACCCATAACGGCTACACTTCTAATCTCAAATTTAAAATCCCACCCATTGATATAGAAAAATACCCCGCAATCAAAGCGCATTTAAACTCTCATTGGGACACTATTGCAACACGATCCGATCAAGGAGACACCCCCTATCACTTAAGGAATTGCGCGTATTTAGAGGATTTTGAAAAAGAGAAAATTGTGTATGGCGAGATTGTGCAAGAGCCACGATTTTATTTAGATAATGGAGAATACGAATTAGGGTATTTTTATGCAGAAGCCACGAGCTTTATTCTCACAGGAGAGCATTTGCGCTATCTTTTAGGAATGTTGCATTCTGAATTGATTACTTTTGCTTTCAAAACTTTCTATGCTGGCGGAGGACTAGGCGAGAGTGGCTATCGCTATAAAAAGGCTTTTATAGAACGGCTCCCCATTCCTAAAATCACGCCACAAAACCAAGAATTAGCCGATAAAATCACCGATGGCGCGAAGCAAATCCTAGAGTTAAAAGAAAAAGACCCTAAAGCCAACACCCAAAAATTAGAAAAAGAAATTGACGTCTTAGTCTATCAGCTCTATAACCTCACCGATGAAGAAATTAAAACCATTGAAGCCGGGCAGTGAATGGAAAAGTTATTTGAAAAGATATTGCATGAAATGAGATCAGGAATTGCTTTTGCGCTTGCTTCTGGTTGTTCGCTTTTTATTTCTATTGTAAATCCAATAGGGGTTTTTCAATTGATTTTTGAGTTTGTTTTCCAATACACTCAAAACAAAATCTTTTCTTTTTCTTTTTCTTTTTCCTCTATTTTCCTTTTCTTTTACGCTATTTTTAATAAAGCATTTCTTTGGTGTGAAGCTAAAAAATACGAACAAGATCTAATAGATCAAAAAGACAAAGAAATTGCCCTTAAAATTTGCAAATGCCATGATAACCACTATAAGATACAAAAAGAACTTTATAAATGTTATTCTAAAAAACAAAATAAAATCCCTAGGACAGATGAATTTGATTATTGGATAGGTTGTCTTGGTTTGGGAGATTTTTTTGAACCAACAAAAGACGATTATATTGTCAAACCGTATGTTTTAAGAGCTATAAAAAAATACCATGAAATTGCTTTTCAATCTATATATTGGCAACAGAACAAATAAAAAGCACTTGTTCTTTGTCTAAGAAACACCCCCTTTAAAAAAGGGGGACTCTTGAAAAACTATCGTTTGATTTTTAATTCCAAACAAAACCCTAAAAAACTGATTTTTAGGTATAATGTTTGAGTATTTACTATGATTTTTTCTCATAGAAGTCTCCTAGACAAACTTTACCCCCTAATCTCTAGCGAAAAACTAGGGGGTGAGCGTTATTTTATCCTAATCTCACAAAAACGATTTTTATAAAAGCTACAAACCACTAATTTAAAATCACATTAAAAACTTTCTTCCAAATTTTTGAAATTCCATTAAATATTTGTTCAATACCGCAAATTTTTAACTTAAAGCCTGTTTTTAGAGCTTAAGTTATTGGCCTTACTTTTTTCTTGAAAAATATCTTTATAAAATAAAGAGATTAAAATCATTGAAAAAGGAATGGTTAGAAAGTTAACAATATTTAGTTAAAATTAGCAAAAACTAACTAGGAGGTATTAATGGTCAATACTTTGGAGCTAGCAAAATATATTCTTAAGCGTTCAAACAAAGAATTGAGCAACTTAGAATTGCAAAAAACTTTGTATTTCACAGAGCTTGACTATATTAAAAAGTTTGACAAACACCTAGTTTCTGATGATTTTGAAGCTTGGAAATACGGGCCTGTTGCAAGGGAAGTGTATTATGAATACCGCAATTATGGTGCCAATTCTATTGACAAACCCAAAGAAGAAACGCTCTCACAAAATCTTAGAGAAGATGAACTTGAAACCATCAATCGCTCCATAAAAAAATGCAACGAAAAATCCTATTGGGATTTAGTGAAAGAAAGTCATAAAGAAGATGGTGCTTGGCATAAAAGCTTCAAAGAAGATAGAAAAGAAATCATTAGCAAAGATTTGATCAAACAAGAAGCAAAACAAGCAAATGGAAACTAAAGAAGAAGATAAAGATAAAAAGCTAGAAGAAATTATTGTATTGCTGTGCGAAGAAGGGGATTTGTCTAGTCAAAAAGATCAAATCATCAAAGATCTCAAAGAAATCTATGAAGGAGAATACAAGCATAAATACTCAAAAAACACAACTATTATTTTAAATTCCACAAGGGATAAAGAGCAAGCCTTTATGATGCTCACACAAAATATAAAGACACTCAAAGAGATTCAAAATAATAGAGAAGTTGAAAGCATTAAACCAAAACTAGAAAAGCTTTATGATCGCATGAATTTAGAGTGTATCAGACTGCAAGATTTTGATGAGAAAATGAGTAGAGTTAAAGATGTTTCTATAAAGTTAGATGATCTAAATAAAAACTATAAAAAATTAAGCGAAGAATTGAATAAGCAACAAACACAATACATAACAATTTTAGGTATTTTTGCCTCTATTGTTTTAACATTTGTTGGGGGATTGGCGTTTTCTACTTCTGTTTTATCAAATATTGACAAAGCGAACGCCTATCGTTTGGTTTTTGTTATGGCTTTTATAGCTTTATTTTTTGGGAATATTTTGTATCTGCTTTTTTCTTTTTATCAAAAATATCCTTATCAAAAGAGGAAAAAGATAAACAAGAAAATTTCAAAAAACCTATTTTTTGGTTTAATCTAATGGTTACGATTCTATTTATGATTGGTTTTTTTGGAGAATTGCATATAATACAAAGATTAGTTTCTAAATATCTTTAATTCAACCCAACCCATTTTTGCGTCCATTCCAATAAGACTTGATGCAAATTTCCCTTAATTGAGTGTTTTTTGCTATTTTGAAAATTTCAATACTCATTCATTGAAAAACCTGAACTATTCCTTTTAAGTTTAGCCTTAAGAAATTCAATCACGCACTTATTTAACACCACAAGCCTTTTAATTTAAATTCCTTTTGATTAAAGACTCAATAAGTTTCACAGAAACAATTTTAATTCTTAAACAAAGACTCTAAAGCTTCTACCCCTACTTTTTGCGTTTCTTTTTCGCTTTCATTTTCTGCGTTTTCTTTGACGCTAGGAATGGTTTCAAACTCTATATGATAGCCTGTAAGCATGGACGCTAAGCACACATTCACCCCGCCTTTACCGATAGCTTTAGATTTTTCAATGTCTAACAAGTGCACTTTAGCCTTTTGCAAATGGTTATTGACAATAAAACGCTCTTGAATGGATTCTTTTTCTTCAGTGCTCAATTCTTCTATAGGGATTTTTTTAATTTCAACGCTTAAAATTTTGGCTGGAGCGAGCGCGAGAGTGATGTAAATTTCAGGCACATTAGAATACTCTATGCAATCAATATTTTCTTTATTCAATTCGTTACTGATCGCATTAATGCGCACGCCCTTAACCCCCACAGCCGCGCCTATGGGGTCAATCCTAGCGTTATGGGAAAAAAAGCTCACTTTCGCTCTGTTGCCTGGGATTCGCGCGCAATGGATGATTTCAATTTCTTTATCTTTAATTTCAGGGACTTCTAATTCCAACAAAGCTTCAAGCATTTTAGGGGTGGTGCGGCTCAGCTCTAATAATAAACCCTTTTTTGTGCGTTTGACTTGCGTTAAAACCGCTTTAATGCTATCGCCTACTTTAAAACTCTCGCCCTTGATGCGATGGCGCATGGAAAGAACGCCTTGAAATTGCTGCTCAATCTCAATAAAAGTGTTTTGATTGTTATCCACTAAAATCACTTGCCCCATTAAAACGCTGTTAAGACGCTTTTGAAACGCTTCAAAGTGGCTGTCTTCTAACGCTTTTTCTAACTGGTATTGCAAATCTTTAAAAAGGCGGTTGATCGCTCCTTGCTTCATGCTCTCCAAACTCAAGCTGTAAGACAATTCGTCTTTAATCTTAACGCTTGGATCCATTTCTTTGGCTTTAGACAAGCTGATGTATTTAGAAGGGTCGTTAATCAATCTTTCATCACCATCTTCTAAAACTTCTACCAA
The Helicobacter pylori genome window above contains:
- a CDS encoding type III restriction-modification system endonuclease → MKIKFKRLDYQEQCRDQILGVFKGIDLREPENDAQRISNPIFEIEALKNVLLENIEDLRSKQKITQGSVGIEKSLNCDILMETGTGKTFCFLECVYALHKNYHLSKFIVLVPSNAIKLGVLKSVEITREFFKSEYSTHLESYEDAERFILASNHKCCVLVMTDAAFNKKDNIINQSCLENTNLFNGATSYMQALASMRPIVIIDEPHKFLGDKTKEKLKEFNALITLRFGATFKDDYHNLIYALDSKKAFDCALVKSISVASVGESDECFLELKGIEKRNEYEAMINYTNLDNKIQSVKVKTHDNLGVVTQISALEDYIVEKITKTEIRFLNGFNLLLDQKEPFSHLLESEQEVMLKEAIKSHFEREEGLFKKGIKALCMVFISGVNSYLSENEQPAKLALLFEKLYQQELEEVLKKPSLDENYRAYLERTKDAIKKVHGGYFAKSKKESDEAQVIALILKEKEKLLSFDSDLRFIFSQWALQEGWDNPNVMTICKLAPSHSNITKLQQIGRGLRLAVNDKGERITKEHADFDFVNELVVIVPQVEGDFVGAIQQEISEHSLIKQEFSAEELEKSGMVRKGYYGVLFETLEGLGFGEKTDDENFKLTLNQNEFLKKEPELEKLKDETYLDFEKLKDFLKDRLVGNLRVRNKNERKTEKIKINKENFKKFETLWESLNHQARIAYAIDSESLIDEIVTKINASFNVKSKIVSVTTHKKVETMGNNAKTEMFERESACVWSLHEFISALSNKVKLSFKSVAKVLEKIDENKFDLIKKNEQEGLRRLEELFLEIIYQNIEDKISYQMRETTIKNRKNDAFYDEKGEIREFLDGSLGADKYEIKNSSAQEKCLYENFMQVDSEIEKDTIEESNDTKIIVFGKLPRVKIPIGLNQTYSPDFGYVVENNDKKVLLVVETKGVEHENELREEERRKISTAKKFFEALKKQGVNIEYKTKMRKDQLSALINEILNRKD